The Anomalospiza imberbis isolate Cuckoo-Finch-1a 21T00152 chromosome 27, ASM3175350v1, whole genome shotgun sequence genome segment GTGTCACTGCCCTGTGAGCAGGAGCAAGGCGGGGGGAAAACCCAAAGGACCCCATAAATCCATGAGCTCACCACAGCAGCCTCATCCCAGGGGCTCGGCAGCCCGTgcacacagcagggagggatgggTGGGCTGGAATGCTTTATTCCAGTGGTTCCAGGTACAAGGGAGGGGATGCTGCAATGACAAGAAAACCGTGGATCGATGCAGGGCTAGTGGCTGTTTAAAGACAGATCGGCAGTTCCAGGAGGGCATAACACGAGCTGCTCCTTGGGGAGTTCAGACAACAACGTGCTCAAGTGCTGTTTATTGACTCCCTTCACAGGCCCCTCTGCAGCACTCGCAGGGCTGCAGGTCCCATCCCAGGCACAGAACAAAACCACCAGAGCTGATCTCACCCCgctcccatggatcccatcaaCCCTGCAGATGGCCGAGTCAGTTTGGGCAGGCTGGTATCAGCAGCAGAGCATCCCAGAAAGCCTCCAAGGTAACAGAGGGACTATGTAAACTTTGGAAAATTGGCTTTGGATTAATTCAGAGCAGACTGTTGTAGTCAGTCATGATGCACACACGTGGTGACTGTTACAGGTCGTGGTCCATTGGCTCCTTTTGGTGGGATGAGCAGGAATCCTGAAGACCAACAGGCACATGGAACCTCCAGCAACACCCTGATTCAttcaggagaaggaaaagagcagcagtggctggTGAGGCCTCAGCCTGCCCAGGACCAGGCACGGGCAGGTCCGTTTGCATTCCCGTCTTTAGCCTGAAAAACTACAACTGGAAAGCTACTGGAAGATCCAACTGAGGCAGAGAGACCTAAAACGAGGGTATCAAACACACGTGGAGGAACTGAAAGAGTAATGGAAGGAACCCCTGAACTGCTCCTTTGTGGAAATGTCACGTGAGGTGTTCAAAGCTGCTGTTATTTGCAGGATCCACCCCGAAaccccctgccctggcctgGCACTGCTCACACTGCAGGAAGTGCCAGATCCAGCTGATTCTTCCCAGAGAAATGGCATCATGCTGAGCACCCCAAGGAACAACTTTCCAGAGGGAATAAAAGAGCCAGGGAGTTACCAGCAcatgcagccctgcaggatcAAGAAAGATCCCTGACCATGGATCACAGAGCTCTGATCATCCCCAGGGAAGCTGCAGCCGAGTGGAGCCATCCCAGGATTCCCACATGGAacctctgcctgctcccaccTGCAGCAGCTACCAGCAGGGAACACCCAAAATAGGTGTGCAACGATCCAAACGACAGGAAAACAGGGCACATGCAAGCACTGTGTGCACGTGGCAAcgttattaaaaaaaaaaaaaaaaaaaatatatatatgtatgtattttaaaatcctttGTGCACATGCGAGACAGAGCTGCCACGGGGGTGGGATTTCTCCAGGAAACCTCATCTGTCCTCAACAGACAAACGTGGCCGCTTGCACAGGATCACAGCACTCCCTCAGCTGCCTCGGGACACCCTGCAGCATctgccagcccccagcctcCCCCTGATCAGCACATCCCCGTCCCTTCTCCAAGAGTCATCGGTGCCCCTGATCCACAGGGGATTTGCAAGCCAAAGGAAAGGAGCCAAAGACATTCTAAATATTCACCCTAAAGGTGCCACAGGGACCCTCCCTGCCCGCAGGGCAAATCCCTCCGTTCTCCTAACAAAGGCACTACCAGCTTGGGGGGCAGTGGGATTTCAGGATGTGCTGCCAGTTTCCAAGGAAAGGCCACAGACAGAAGCACTTGGCGAGCAGTTTTCACTGACTTAGCAGCAGATCCACCCACCAACCACCTCCTGACACATTCACCCTTGGTCCTACACAATCAGATCCCAAATATCCACATAACAATGGGCTGCAGGAAAGATGCCGGCTGAGTACCAGCCAAGGGAATGAAACTCCAGGGTCATCCAGGGCTGCCCTGAATCACAGCCAGGAGGGGTTGGGGTCGCCCTTTTCCAGTCATCAACTGCTCCAAGACACTCCCTGGCTCACATCTGGCTCTTCCTCTGGTATCGCAAAATCCAGAGCTTGGCAGACGTCACACCTGCCCCTGGTGAActcacagctggggctggggcagagtctAGGCATTCCCAGCCCTTTTGGTAGCTCTTTTGGAGGAATATTCCTTTGGGTTGTGGCCCCTTTCATTTGCTAACACGTCTGTAAACCCGTGAACGACCTGGATTATCCCAGTAATTGCCAATCCTGCAAAATTTAACTCGTTTAACTCGTTCCCAAAGCTGCTCTGTCTGAACTATCACCCTCCCACCCCCTTGTGTAACAGAGCTCTCGCAGCTCCTCCCAGAAGCTGATTACAGAGACACTTCCCAAAGAAGTAACCTGATATTGCATGAAGGAAAAAGgatcagcctggagaaggaatCTGATGCTTCCAGGGCAAGGAGAGGGATATGAGGCACAGGGGCAGCTTTGGAGCTCAGATCTCAGGTGCTGAAAATCATCCAGAAGCATGTGCTTTACCTCAGCCTTTCCCCGTGCAGTGAACAGTTCCCATCCTTCCCCAGAAATGTCCTCAAGAATGCACGTGAAGAAAACAGGTTTGgtcccctctcccctgccccagcTATGGAAGGGCTCAAACTGTTAGTTAAGTCACTGTAAGCAGATATAAAATTTGAGTACTGGAGATTCCACTGGGATTGGACCCTCCATCATTCCGGGCAGCCAGTGCCACTGGTCCCGAgtcatctggaaaaaaaaggagacacCCAAAGTCAGGGGGAGCTGAGGTGACATTCCTCCTCAGCTTAAAACAACCTCCCCAGAAATCAGACTGGGATGTGAACACAATCctgctgggaaagcaggagTGGATATCCCTGTGAGACTGGGAGTTTGAACTGTCACGAGACCTGGAAGCAACtcccaaaatgaaaaaagaaaaccaaaacaaaccaggaatTTTGCTGGGAAAACAGGGACTGGGAGTTTGAACTGTGATATGAGTTGGAAGCAATTCctaaactgaaggaaaaaagcccaggaATTTCTGTTTCCCTGTCTAACACAGGGAGGCCCAGActgggcacaggggctgccTCTCCCAACAGCTCTGTGACCCCACAGCAGTGTCCAAATAACCCTGTCAGTGAGACTTTCCCGGGccagaaaatgaggaaaagtgAGATAAATCCGTGTGCCAACACAGAGACCACACACAGGCGTTTTAATTTATGCAGATCTGTTtgtaggagctgtgccagggctcccaCAGCTTTGGGAAAGGAGCCTCAGCCCCTTGTGAGGAAAAGAGCAAcacaaaaaacacacaaaatgttCCCTCACCGCCTCAGGTTCCGGCTTTCAAACACGGTGTCCTCGTCACTGTCGAGGGAGCCCAGCTCGATGGTCTCGTCCTGGCTCGACAGCAGCCCGTACTTCTTCCTCTGGGGCTTCTTCAACCTGAAATGAGTTTTGGGCTCGTTTCTGGGGCCCTCGGACCTGGGgctgagggacagggagagcacAGTGAGTGAGCCGCAGTCCCCACCCAGCGGGTGGTTTAGCGGAGATGGTTTAGCGCTAATTACCTCGGGTAATTAACAGTGTTAGGGATTTACAGCAACGTTTTGGACTCGCTGCCAAAAAGATGCGTGGGGAAGCAGAGCCGCGgctggcagagggagggagggagggagggggattCAGGGAAAATCGGCACAAACCCAGGGATTAGGAGCGGGATTGGGGCAGGcaagggacaggggacaccgtGACCGGCTTCGGGGGGACCCAGAGCAAGACCGGgacgggcaggggcacagccgtgggggacagggaccgcGACAACCGGGACAAGCAAGGACACTGCCGCAAGCAAGGGGGACTGGGTCCAGGACCGGGACAGTCAGGGTGACATCCCCGACCAGGGGGAACCAGGAATGGCAGGGCAGATCCCCGGGCCAGAGAACCCTGGAGCCGGGaccagcagggacacagcccgGGACAGCGGGAACAGGAACTAGGACCAGCGGGGACACAGCCCGGGACAGCGGGAACAGGAACTAGGaccagcagggacacagcccgGGACAGCGGGAACAGGAACTAGGACCAGCGGGGACACAGCCCCGGGTCAGGGGACACGACCAGGAGCGGGACCAGCAGAACACGGATTCAGCCCCGGTCGGGTGCCCGTGCCCGCCTTGCACTCACCGGAACGCCCGCAGCATGAAGTAGAGCGCGGCCAGCGCCGACAGAGCGCTCAGCACATAAACCGCGCGCCTCAGCACCGGCAGCCCCGACCCCACCGACAGCCTCGGCCCGGGCTCGTGCTCCGACACCGACTGCGTCTCGTTCCCTGTGGCCGCCCGCGGCGGCTCCGTGCTGTTCCCCGGGCtgggggcggcggcgcggccgagGTGCGGGacgaggaggaagaggaggaggaggaggaggaggaggaggcggcgcgGCATggccgggccggggcagcggagcgggagcggcggccgcAGGAAGGCGGCGGGACGGTGCGCGCGGCGCAggccccgcccgggccccgcggaaCCGCTCGCGGGTTCCGGGGCTGCGCCGTTCCGCGCCGGGCTCGGGGGCCGCCGCGGGGCTGCGGCGTTTTGCCCTCAGCGGGGCTGCCGTGCCCTCGCTGGCTGCGCGCTCCTCGGCGGGGCCGCCATCTCTCCCTCACGGCGACACCCCGTCCGCCACAGACGCCATTTTCCGCTCAGGGTCATCCGTCCTCCCTCAGCGCTGCCCTCTGAGGACTCTCACTCCTCCCGCAGAGCCGCCACTTCCCCCTCAGGGCTGTCCTTCCTCCCTCAAGGCCACCATTTCCCCGAGGGTCCTCGTTTCTGCCCCAGTGTCGCCATCTCCCCCTCAGGGCTGTCCTTCCTCCCTCAAGGCCACCATTTCCCCGAGGGTCCTCGTTTCTGCCCCAGTGTCGCCATCTCCCCCTCAGGGCTGTCCTTCCTCCCTCAAGGCCACCATTCCCCGAGGGTCCTCGTTTCTGCCCCAGTGTCACCATCTCCCCCTCAGGGCTGTCCTTCCTCCCTCAAGACCACCATTTCCCCGAGGGTCCTCGTTTCTGCCCCAGTGCCGCCACTTCCCCCTCAGGGCTGTCCTTCCTCCCTCAAGACCACCATTCCCCGAGGGTCGTCGTTTCTGCCCCAGTGTCGCCACTTCGCCCTCACAGCAGGGCCTTCTCCCCCAGAGCCGCCATTCCCCCTCAGGGTTCTCCTTCTCCCTTCAGGGCGGCCACTGCCGTCCCATGGCGAACACAGCTGGAAACAGGAGCTTTGGAGCATTTCAAGAATTTCTATCCCCCACCTTTCCCCTCTGCGGACACTTCTGGCTGGCCAGGCCTCAGTCTTGCCCTTCAGCCCTGCTCCACTTCCCCACTTTTCCTCTGGGAATGGCTCCAGCTGCCTGGACGCACAGgcttactttaaaaaaagggCATTTTGGCTAAAACTGGGTCACCCAAGCTCGCGTCAGACCCACGGCACCCAGACACCTTCCCGTGACGCCACTGGGTGCCACATCCAGCCCAGCGACTCCCTCACCCGCGCCAGCAAGACATCATTAACGCAATGCCATCATTAGCAGTGCCAAAAATAACAGCACCTTCAACCAGGCTATTTTTGCACCTGTTCATTATTTCTGCCTGCCTCTAAGCATCCTATTTAGGAAGGTCTTACAACGCATTATTTGTAAGTATTTTCAGCCTGAATTCATTTAAGCCTCACCTGACTGCATTTTTATCAGCAAAGACTTCACACACTCCTCGTGCTTCATTATATTTAATATCCTCCTGCATTAACATGCAAAAATAATCCTCACTGGTGAATTGCTCAATACAACCCCCAGAAGTGTGTCATGGCTGATTGCTTTTTTAAATGCTGCTCTCTTAGATAATTTGAAAAAGGCTAAAGGAGGAAAAGTAGGTTTTGTTAAGTGAGCTCAATAATCCCCTCCTGCAGGCAGCAACTGTATCAGTGGAATTGGGCCGCAAGTCCTCGGGGCTCCTGAATGAGCCCATCACCAAATTCTTGAGTttatcagtttaaaaaaatggggagaaaagggCAGGATGAAGCAATCAACTCTTCtctaacatgaaaaaaaagggcaggagcagctgagatcATCAAAAACTCTCACTGCAGTCACCCTGCAATCTCCTACCAGAACCACACTCAAGAGTGTCAGCCTCTCCCAGCATTATATTAATCCTCCTCATTGCTGAGCTGCCACATTTCTGGGATTTAACCTGCAACAAGACCACATCTTCCATGAGGATCACACATCAATCTGCTTGGAGCAGAGTGTGTCCACCTCCAAGCACCAGAGCAATGGTTAGCTCTGTGCTCTGAACTGGGCTGTGCACCAGACAAATACTTTTGCCAAAAACATTGTTTCCCACAAAAGGTACCACAGTGATTTGTTTTTCCCACATTTCAGCGTTTTATTCTGTCTTGATTGATTTGGTTCATGTAAAAATGAGCAACACCGCTGCTCTGAGCTCTTCATCTCCCCACTCCAGTGTCTGTCCTTCTGTCTTCTCTGACGTGTCTCAGTGCTGAAACGAAATGGAGACAAGAGGATTGGAAGGTGGATAAAGATACAGGAAAGGAACAGGGTCACTGCACCACTTAGAGCTCAGGGCTACTGAACAGGGACACAGCTAAAGGAAAAAGCCATGAAAGGGATGTTACCTGGTTGGCAATCttgctgcagcatccctggaacGCAGCTCTGGTCGCTCAGGATCCGCTGGGCCTCCGAGGCGTGTGCCGGGTCCCTTCAGCCTGCTAAAGCAGAGAGGCATTAACAAGGGCCCGGGACAGAGGCTGCTCTCGCCCCCAGCCTCCCCACACAGCTCACAGCGCACGAGGGTCTCACAAGCCATCGCTGAACCCATCACACCACAAAGCACAGTCTGGGAAATCTGTCCcgggccggctgctgcccgtgctcagcCAGCCCATGGATTGGATCCCCTAAGCAGAGAGTTAACACTTGGACATGGCTGCTTAGGAAGTGTGGGCCATGGGAAAAAGTTAATGGCAACAAGTAGGATGGCAAAGAAAGCTACAATTAAAGTGAGCAACTTAATGAAGTCTAGAAGAGTCTCAATAGATGAACACATATCGAGTCAGGGAGTTCGTTCCAATCTTGCTTCCGTACCTACAGCAAGACACGGCTGCATGCCCAACTCTGATCTGTGGAACTCAAGGTGTGCCACAAGCCAAAGGTTGCATACGGCATGGGTTAACGTTTTTCCAGCAGCTGACCAAAATTGTCAAAAGGAATATTTCACAGGTACATTAGACTTTCAAATGAGCTCTCAACAAGAGGAAGGATGCGGACATGAGCAAAAGGAGTTACCTCGAATTACAGGACTATTTCCACATATGAACTAGCCAAGAGAGCAGCTCTCGTCTCAGAGGTTTCTGTTGGAGGCACAACACTTCTTTTCTCCAAGGACACTGCAGTTTCCATTTGCTAGCAAAGAATTCTTAGAACTTGTAAGCAACGACACAGCTAAGCTAAGCCCGGCATTCCCCTACATCGCACACGCGCTCGGCACGCAGGGAACAGCCCAGGGACTACAGCACTTGGCTCTTCTCTACAGCTTCCCAGTGTAGGCTACAGCAGCTTTGGAGGAAACATCCATTATCCTTCCTAACGCTCCAACTGCACTTCGCTCCTAGCACACCCTCAGGTTTGTACTTCCAGCCTCTACAGACAAGTTTTGACTACTTTATGTGAAATTTCTTGGCCAATTCAGATGTCAAGACCGATTTTAGGATTTAAATTCCAGCGCCCGGGCAATCGCCCGGCCAGCTCTGCCACTGTCCCTAATCTCCTCCTCTCGCTCCCAAGACTGTTCTTCGTCTCCAAGGGTTGTGTTGTGCAATGAAATGTAAATGTCAGGAGCAGAGTTCATTTCAGACGGTCCTTTAATAGGCTTCGTAAAGCCAAAGAAAACTGTATACAGGAATCCTTTACCACTTCAAATACAACAGCAATGGAATATGCATATTTCTTCCAGTAAAAAAGGACaatataaataaacattttcaagaACCTCTTTATGGTAAGTTTGCAAGTCTAGTTCTGGGTCATTTACATCATTACAACAGTAAAAATACCGTTATGCGGGTTGAACATACAAGCACGTTTCTCTTTAGATATATCA includes the following:
- the FAM174C gene encoding protein FAM174C isoform X2, translated to MPRRLLLLLLLLLFLLVPHLGRAAAPSPGNSTEPPRAATGNETQSVSEHEPGPRLSVGSGLPVLRRAVYVLSALSALAALYFMLRAFRLKKPQRKKYGLLSSQDETIELGSLDSDEDTVFESRNLRR
- the FAM174C gene encoding protein FAM174C isoform X3 — protein: MPRRLLLLLLLLLFLLVPHLGRAAAPSPGNSTEPPRAATGNETQSVSEHEPGPRLSVGSGLPVLRRAVYVLSALSALAALYFMLRAFRLKKPQRKKYGLLSSQDETIELGSLDSDEDTVFESRNLRR
- the FAM174C gene encoding protein FAM174C isoform X1, yielding MPRRLLLLLLLLLFLLVPHLGRAAAPSPGNSTEPPRAATGNETQSVSEHEPGPRLSVGSGLPVLRRAVYVLSALSALAALYFMLRAFRPRSEGPRNEPKTHFRLKKPQRKKYGLLSSQDETIELGSLDSDEDTVFESRNLRR